One genomic segment of Laspinema palackyanum D2c includes these proteins:
- a CDS encoding DUF481 domain-containing protein: MTQFEEKPGGQITEKLLAQFPVFAQQIDRFTESNQQILEEALEVINTLEEPETKARLLIEIALNYGAIGQEERAQTLLADALSAANDIEADSVRVRAKIAIARAYFQLGQASTAADLLSDALATANRLDDPGVKSSLLAEIALTYNAIGLGDRSLAILSESRDIARGTQSTEPLALFPFEPTGWEGQVGLGASFFSGDKITSETTFNFALERQWPTDEVDFRISFTNDYDDSRVSPENDNQIKGQIDAEYRHHATERYQYFISSLVRRDEPDGIDIRTNLYTGPGINIWRAGPDRSFDMQLGLGIRYEESNRRRDDLDFPVAQYRMRYKDLYFDFLTLRQFLTFELPFDDVEDYYMESSTTLGIPLLQGWSFNNNLILRYANNPSLDNPNLRVDFVTGIEYQF, encoded by the coding sequence TTGACCCAATTCGAGGAAAAGCCAGGGGGTCAAATTACTGAGAAACTTTTAGCTCAATTTCCAGTATTTGCTCAACAAATTGACAGATTTACAGAGTCAAACCAGCAGATTTTAGAAGAAGCCTTAGAGGTCATTAATACCCTAGAAGAACCGGAAACCAAGGCCCGATTATTAATTGAAATTGCCCTAAACTATGGGGCGATCGGCCAGGAAGAACGGGCCCAAACTCTCTTGGCTGATGCCTTAAGCGCCGCCAATGATATCGAAGCCGACTCGGTGCGGGTTCGGGCCAAAATTGCGATCGCCAGAGCCTATTTTCAACTGGGACAAGCCTCAACCGCTGCGGACTTGCTCTCGGACGCATTAGCAACAGCAAATCGCCTAGATGACCCCGGGGTAAAATCCAGCTTATTAGCCGAGATTGCCCTCACCTACAACGCGATCGGACTCGGCGATCGCTCCCTCGCTATTTTATCCGAAAGTCGTGACATTGCCCGGGGCACTCAATCGACAGAACCCCTCGCCCTCTTTCCCTTTGAACCCACCGGGTGGGAAGGTCAAGTGGGACTGGGTGCTTCCTTCTTTTCCGGGGACAAAATCACCAGTGAAACCACCTTTAACTTCGCACTGGAACGCCAATGGCCGACGGATGAAGTAGATTTCCGAATCAGCTTCACCAATGACTATGATGATAGTCGAGTTTCTCCGGAAAACGATAATCAAATCAAAGGTCAAATTGATGCCGAATATCGCCATCATGCCACGGAACGCTATCAATATTTTATCAGTTCCTTAGTCCGTCGGGATGAACCCGATGGGATTGATATTCGGACCAATTTATATACCGGGCCAGGGATTAACATCTGGCGCGCCGGTCCCGATCGCTCCTTTGATATGCAGTTGGGTCTAGGCATTCGTTACGAAGAATCCAACCGCCGCCGGGATGATTTGGATTTTCCCGTGGCTCAGTATCGGATGCGCTATAAAGATCTGTACTTTGATTTTCTCACCTTGCGTCAATTTCTAACCTTTGAGCTGCCCTTTGATGATGTGGAAGACTATTACATGGAATCTTCGACTACTTTAGGAATTCCTCTTCTTCAAGGATGGTCTTTTAATAACAACTTGATTTTGAGATACGCTAATAACCCATCTTTAGATAATCCCAATTTACGGGTTGATTTTGTCACAGGAATTGAGTATCAATTTTAG
- a CDS encoding tetratricopeptide repeat protein, whose product MFNSPDDRTESAFKSGLIRYGTALAAIEESGPNSPTLEQVLEVMSARDALSTIGNPGVEVAGESLVKLLDLDERLKAQASAIASDDKLEKSRPTFNPPESNWWWFLSVPKETPNWKRFDWIWDSLTAGALVLAGSFMINTFQAFSSGGLGVSEAFGSIAQVAGLGALSKGVLTTDGKTKVKAFLFKLNIPEPFHNPAIFMASGMLTVGSYGVNNSLPYIGSIYYEQGIDHYEEGDLNKAHNKYLNASKLDPENIEVKVALGVIYESLGSLDLALEQYKQGIQYGDAQAFNNAGRTYIQKFNPGTPQNEYKIAESLLLLGLQRVDPQETNLQYQLHKNLGWSLLKQQEYDRAEQELKEAIEFDDQILNSQVGGGMAYCMLAEVYQQQKRRAEALEQWQFCAEYARPETLYEYKWFLEIGQKNLAQQIDTSSVVATPHHVESSEQGNTNLNVEELIQMPPQVIEGEEASDYSPESSPENPGE is encoded by the coding sequence ATGTTCAATTCCCCTGATGACAGAACTGAATCGGCGTTCAAATCAGGACTTATCCGCTATGGGACAGCACTGGCGGCGATCGAGGAATCCGGACCCAATTCACCCACTTTAGAGCAAGTCTTGGAGGTGATGAGCGCTCGGGATGCTCTCAGTACAATTGGTAACCCAGGAGTTGAAGTCGCTGGGGAAAGTCTGGTCAAACTCCTCGACTTAGATGAGCGCCTGAAAGCACAAGCTTCGGCGATCGCCTCCGATGATAAACTTGAGAAGTCTCGCCCCACTTTCAACCCACCAGAAAGTAATTGGTGGTGGTTTTTGAGCGTTCCCAAAGAAACCCCAAACTGGAAACGATTTGATTGGATATGGGATTCATTGACTGCCGGTGCATTGGTCTTAGCTGGTAGCTTTATGATTAATACGTTTCAGGCATTTTCTAGCGGAGGGTTAGGAGTGTCAGAAGCCTTTGGCAGCATCGCCCAAGTTGCTGGATTAGGTGCCCTGAGTAAAGGTGTACTCACTACAGATGGCAAGACAAAAGTAAAAGCCTTCCTATTTAAACTTAACATTCCTGAACCGTTTCACAATCCGGCCATATTTATGGCATCGGGAATGCTAACTGTAGGCAGTTATGGGGTAAATAACTCTTTACCCTACATCGGCAGTATTTACTATGAGCAAGGGATTGATCATTATGAAGAGGGGGACTTAAATAAAGCTCACAACAAATATCTAAATGCCAGCAAACTTGATCCCGAAAATATAGAGGTTAAAGTTGCGTTAGGTGTAATTTATGAATCTCTGGGTTCACTTGATTTGGCATTAGAACAGTACAAACAGGGAATTCAGTATGGAGATGCCCAAGCTTTTAATAATGCGGGGCGGACCTACATCCAGAAATTTAATCCAGGAACGCCTCAAAATGAGTACAAGATTGCCGAATCATTACTGCTTCTAGGATTGCAACGGGTTGACCCCCAAGAAACAAATCTCCAATATCAACTCCATAAAAACTTGGGTTGGTCTCTGTTAAAACAACAAGAATATGACCGAGCCGAACAAGAGTTAAAAGAGGCGATAGAATTTGATGATCAGATTTTAAATTCTCAGGTAGGTGGGGGAATGGCCTACTGTATGCTGGCGGAAGTTTATCAACAACAGAAGCGCAGGGCTGAAGCATTGGAACAGTGGCAATTCTGTGCCGAGTATGCCCGTCCTGAAACCTTGTATGAATACAAATGGTTTTTAGAGATCGGACAAAAAAATCTGGCGCAACAAATCGATACGAGTTCGGTTGTGGCGACTCCCCATCACGTCGAGTCCTCAGAGCAGGGAAACACTAACCTGAATGTGGAAGAATTAATTCAGATGCCTCCTCAGGTCATTGAAGGGGAGGAAGCCTCTGACTATTCCCCTGAATCTAGCCCAGAGAATCCAGGAGAATAG